One part of the Mya arenaria isolate MELC-2E11 chromosome 3, ASM2691426v1 genome encodes these proteins:
- the LOC128228866 gene encoding peptide-N(4)-(N-acetyl-beta-glucosaminyl)asparagine amidase-like, producing the protein MAPVTSSVQQLVNENPPKDFLTAAELLIKFASNVLKSPHDQKYRKIRLGNPTVENKLLPVSGAMECLFEMGFVEDGEFLSLPQSAPLSVLSHMRSQLETERALAARTTPPSGASQGPVVSSDGVPLGPTQATGRGATSAPVAPVNTDNQQMLSEATFFRKLQSGMQTVLVYENARLQQKARDVIPISQLEEEARETLASFSEPQEAGSNPGTGSDPGALSLDIRDCLVLALLKWFKTSFFKWVDAPACKRCGGKTSFQSGGQPTAEELRYEGNRVEVYRCNVCGELTRFVRYNNPGKLLETREGRCGEWANCFTLCCRALGFEARYVLDWTDHVWTEVYSESQQRWVHCDPCENACDKPLIYEVGWGKKLTYIIAFSVDDIEDVTWRYSADFEALLSRRKECREMWLVKTLYNLDKSKWTSMPEGKKNQRLKRKVAELVEFMTPKKADGKNLSGRSTGSVEWRLARGEMGTQPAQEAFTFTPTANEKAEGCLHVQYSCKDDAYTRVSSGNAKTRGWQACVNEGENIFRKEELDWKMVYLARTEGSSSATISWKFDFAGSGLCVDKVDVRADHAVYENGKVTWTLCTEETCVPFTGGPQLQTVTGISGATSFTLNVHLTGGRGGIAWQHTQLFRQSMEDSEVQPFEVKVILKKH; encoded by the exons ATGGCACCTGTCACTTCGTCCGTTCAGCAATTAGTCAATGAAAATCCTCCGAAAGATTTCTTGACTGCTGCAGAACTCCTAATAAAGTTTGCAAGCAATGTTCTAAAAAGTCCGCATGACCAAAAATACCGCAAGATTCGACTGGGAAACCCGACAGTCGAGAACAAATTACTTCCTGTTAGCGGTGCAATGGAATGTCTTTTTGAGATGGGGTTCGTCGAG GATGGTGAGTTTCTGAGCTTGCCGCAGTCAGCTCCACTCTCGGTTTTGTCCCACATGCGATCCCAGCTAGAGACGGAGAGAGCCCTTGCAGCAAGGACCACACCCCCAAGTGGGGCCAGTCAGGGGCCTGTAGTGTCATCTGATGGTGTACCTTTAGGGCCGACACAGGCAACAGGGAGAGGGGCAACATCCGCTCCTGTGGCTCCTGTAAACACAGACAATCAACAGATG TTGTCAGAGGCAACTTTTTTCCGGAAGTTACAGTCTGGCATGCAGACTGTGTTag TGTATGAGAATGCAAGACTGCAGCAGAAAGCCAGAGATGTGATTCCTATCAGTCAGCTGGAGGAGGAAGCTCGCGAAACCCTTGCCTCTTTTTCAGAACCCCAGGAGGCTGGCTCCAACCCTGGGACTGGCTCAGACCCTGGGGCACTCAGCCTCGATATAAGGGACTGCCTTGTCCTTGCATTGCTGAAATGGTTCAAAACATCCTTTTTTAAATGGGTTGATGCTCCAGCTTGTAAACGCTGTGGTGGGAAAACAAGTTTTCAAAGCGGTGGGCAACCAACTGCAGAAGAATTGAGATATGAAGGTAACCGTGTGGAAGTATATCGGTGTAATGTTTGTGGTGAATTGACTAGATTTGTTCGATACAATAACCCGGGCAAGCTGCTTGAAACCAGAGAGGGGCGGTGTGGGGAATGGGCAAACTGTTTCACTCTGTGCTGCCGTGCGCTCGGTTTTGAAGCCCGCTACGTTCTAGACTGGACAGACCATGTCTGGACGGAAGTGTACTCTGAGTCTCAGCAGCGCTGGGTACACTGTGATCCTTGTGAAAACGCCTGTGATAAACCACTCATCTATGAAGTAGGGTGGGGAAAGAAACTTACTTACATTATAGCATTCTCTGTGGACGATATAGAAGATGTGACTTGGCGATACTCAGCAGACTTTGAGGCTCTGTTGTCGAGGAGGAAGGAGTGTAGGGAGATGTGGCTGGTTAAGACCCTGTACAACCTCGACAAGAGCAAGTGGACCAGTATGCCAGAGGGGAAGAAAAACCAGAGGCTCAAAAGAAAGGTGGCGGAACTGGTGGAGTTTATGACTCCCAAGAAAGCTGATGGCAAAAATTTGTCAG GACGTTCAACGGGGTCTGTTGAGTGGCGACTTGCTCGTGGAGAAATGGGTACTCAGCCTGCGCAGGAAGCCTTTACATTTACA CCTACAGCCAATGAGAAAGCCGAGGGCtgtttacatgtacagtatTCCTGTAAAGACGACGCATACACTCGTGTGTCATCAGGAAATGCAAAGACTCGTGGGTGGCAGGCTTGTGTTAACGAGGGGGAGAACATATTTCGGAAGGAAGAGCTTGACTGGAAGATGGTCTACCTAGCACGTACAGAGGGATCATCGTCAGCAACTATTTCATGGAAATTTGACTTTGCAG GAAGTGGTTTATGTGTAGACAAGGTTGATGTGCGAGCAGACCATGCTGTGTATGAGAATGGCAAGGTCACATGGACGCTATGTACGGAGGAGACCTGTGTTCCTTTCACTG GTGGCCCCCAGCTGCAGACAGTTACTGGGATCTCCGGTGCCACAAGTTTTACCCTTAATGTGCACCTTACAGGGGGGCGGGGCGGCATTGCCTGGCAACACACACAGCTCTTCAGACAATCCATGGAAGACAGTGAAGTTCAACCgtttgaggtcaaggtcattttgaAGAAACATTGA
- the LOC128228164 gene encoding neuropeptide receptor 15-like, translated as MMGNLLVIFAVVCSRKMRNSMTNLLITNLACADLLIMALGVPEIVQFMMNRGWTFSALTCRLNRFVLVSCLYGSVLTLISLCVERYIAIIHPIKAHILCNRRRIVVVLGCIWPFAFLAGLPTLLFNTVLSGHPHTPHERLRYCVIMFPVHPNLYYMVYKFVESLLFYFLPLTVQLTMYAFVSRHLFVGTDRLHRTYTVRDRNGTSMERYSEAIQARKGVVKMLIASVVVYFLSYSPNQVLLIWNIARPKSFHENWSFHVFTMIVAYINSAANPVLYSIFSQNFRECFQDMLCRCCPKRPERRSVRTGSTPSTYNTYSTTSRYWRHTSLASAVTDV; from the exons ATGATGGGAAACTTACTTGTAATCTTTGCGGTTGTATGCAGCCGGAAAATGCGCAACTCCATGACCAACCTTCTGATAACCAACCTTGCGTGTGCGGATCTACTCATCATGGCGCTAGGGGTGCCGGAAATTGTTCAATTCATGATGAACCGTGGTTGGACCTTTAGCGCTCTCACTTGTCGCCTCAACCGCTTTGTGTTGGTTTCATGTCTATATGGCTCCGTTTTAACACTGATTTCGCTCTGCGTCGAAAG GTATATAGCGATCATCCATCCAATCAAAGCTCACATCCTGTGTAACCGGCGAAGGATTGTCGTGGTCCTTGGCTGTATCTGGCCGTTCGCGTTCCTGGCCGGCCTTCCTACTCTTCTCTTCAACACTGTGCTGTCAGGCCACCCACACACGCCACACGAACGTTTGCGATACTGTGTGATCATGTTCCCAGTTCACCCAAACCTCTATTATATGGTCTACAAGTTTGTAGAATCgctgttgttttattttctccCGCTTACAGTTCAGTTGACAATGTATGCCTTCGTCAGCAGGCATTTGTTCGTTGGAACCGACCGCCTACATAGAACATACACCGTGAGAGATCGCAACGGAACATCAATGGAGCGTTATTCAGAAGCCATCCAAGCGCGCAAAGGCGTCGTTAAAATGCTTATTGCAAGcgttgttgtttatttcttgaGTTATTCACCAAATCAAGTTCTTCTCATATGGAATATAGCGCGACCAAAGTCCTTCCACGAAAACTGGTCATTCCACGTCTTTACAATGATCGTAGCCTACATCAATTCTGCAGCCAATCCAGTATTATACAGTATATTCAGCCAGAACTTCCGAGAATGTTTCCAGGATATGTTGTGCCGGTGTTGTCCAAAGCGCCCGGAACGAAGGTCTGTACGAACAGGAAGTACTCCAAGTACTTATAACACATACAGCACAACGTCACGTTATTGGCGTCACACTTCCTTAGCGTCGGCAGTCACAGACGTTTAG